The Penaeus chinensis breed Huanghai No. 1 chromosome 39, ASM1920278v2, whole genome shotgun sequence genome has a segment encoding these proteins:
- the LOC125046755 gene encoding nematocyst expressed protein 4-like, translating to MADVKYFLVLAALALASVSARPSTECSCDGCLYPNLSDCSAYWKCQGGRAVEHRCDDGLQFNPDTSRCEPAVRVECSKVVRLLGNFASESCVDRSVDCPVFAAAGGCECRGDDCDWPAYIVSSCPKSCDMCGAQSKFKPWWVDSSEEDSSEEGGWKPWWKDSSEEDSSEESGESGSSEESGSSEESGEGGSSESSEGGSSGENGSGENGSNEETEAPETKPPPPPTAAPTTRPPPPPTAAPTTRPPHPPTAAPTTRPPPPPTAAPTTRPPPPPTAAPTTQPPPPPTAAPTTRPPPPPTAAPTTRPPPPPTAAPTTQPPPPPTAAPTTRPPPPPTAAPTTRPPPPPTAAPTTEEPSKPGNCGVDCSQGQYHPHPTDCHMFIQCTPYGPQEMPCAPGTVWDQDLLTCNHEATTPCVTAEPCVKSHDKQCRKGNGRYAIEGKKTEYYLCHLGVSYLLHCPYEGTFNPRTESCVYKDRTAIRKVVS from the exons ATGGCAGACGTCAAGTATTTCTTGGTGTTGGCAGCGCTGGCTCTTGCTTCTGTGTCGGCAC GTCCCTCCACAGAGTGTAGTTGCGATGGCTGTCTTTACCCAAACTTGAGCGACTGTTCTGCCTATTGGAAGT GCCAGGGCGGACGCGCCGTGGAGCACCGCTGCGACGACGGCCTCCAATTCAACCCCGACACCTCCCGCTGCGAGCCCGCCGTCAGGGTGGAGTGCTCGAAGGTCGTCCGGCTGCTGGGCAACTTCGCCTCTGAGTCGTGCGTGGACCGGAGCGTGGACTGCCCAGTCTTCGCCGCCGCTGGAGGATGCGAATGCCGCGGGGACGACTGCGACTGGCCGGCCTACATCGTCAGCTCCTGTCCGAAGTCATGCGACATGTGCGGCGCGCAGAGCAAATTCAAGCCATGGTGGGTCGACTCGAGCGAGGAGGACTCGAGTGAGGAGGGAGGCTGGAAGCCCTGGTGGAAGGACTCGAGCGAAGAGGATTCCAGCGAGGAGAGCGGCGAGAGCGGATCCAGCGAGGAGAGCGGATCCAGCGAGGAGAGCGGCGAGGGCGGATCCAGCGAGAGCAGCGAAGGGGGCTCCAGCGGAGAAAACGGTAGTGGGGAAAACGGGTCCAACGAAGAAACAGAAGCTCCTGAGActaaacctcctcctccgcccacagCCGCCCCCACAACGcgaccacctcccccacccacgGCCGCCCCCACAACGCGACCTCCTCATCCACCCACAGCCGCCCCCACAACGCGACCACCTCCCCCGCCCACAGCCGCCCCCACAACGCGACCACCTCCCCCGCCCACAGCCGCCCCCACAACGCAGCCACCTCCCCCGCCCACAGCCGCCCCCACAACGCGACCACCTCCCCCGCCCACAGCCGCCCCCACAACGCGACCACCTCCCCCGCCCACAGCCGCCCCCACAACGCAgccacctcccccacccacagCCGCCCCCACAACGCgacctcctcccccgcccacagCCGCCCCCACAACGCGACCACCTCCCCCGCCCACAGCCGCCCCCACAACCGAGGAGCCATCCAAACCCGGCAACTGCGGCGTCGACTGTTCCCAGGGGCagtaccacccccaccccaccgacTGCCACATGTTCATCCAGTGCACCCCATACGGCCCTCAGGAGATGCCCTGCGCCCCGGGAACCGTGTGGGACCAGGACCTCTTGACCTGCAACCACGAGGCCACGACCCCCTGTGTCACCGCTGAACCTTGTGTCAAAAGTCACG ACAAGCAATGCCGGAAAGGAAACGGACGGTATGCCATCGAAGGAAAGAAGACAGAATATTACCTCTGCCACTTAGGAGTATCGTATCTTCTTCACTGTCCCTATGAAGGAACCTTTAACCCTCGCACTGAGTCCTGTGTTTATAAGGACCGTACTGCCATTAGGAAGGTAGTCTCCTAG
- the LOC125046465 gene encoding uncharacterized protein LOC125046465 → MKISVVEVVFVASVVVVWCGGLVASRQCLCEEATGVADNRAAILGFIAGPEQGHVRVPLAIGYEHQRSKKRFLANTNRNSNGGWTKVLQDLYESRSITTTIASVTTTPKEKAETDNTQSIKWREIVLPEAVAFSKSLVTYFTEEEQLRAEQDLNRTARIFENSSGEDALPTTVKQARYFSYSGSSCAFEYVLLTRPVETESSSFELVIFGPGDDFGRRG, encoded by the exons ATGAAGATTtctgtggtggaggtggtgttcgTAGCATCTGTTGTggtagtgtggtgtggtggtcTTGTG GCTTCCAGGCAGTGCCTATGTGAGGAGGCGACAGGCGTAGCGGACAACAGGGCAGCTATCTTGGGCTTCATAGCAGGGCCGGAGCAAGGTCATGTCAGAGTCCCTTTAGCAATCGGATACGAACACCAACGATCGAAGAAAAGATTTCTTGCTAATACTAACAGGAATTCAAATGGCGGATGGACAAAGGTGTTACAAGATTTATACGAATCTAGATCTATTACAACTACCATTGCTTCCGTTACCACGACTCCTAAGGAGAAGGCAGAGACCGACAATACACAGTCGATAAAATGGAGGGAAATCGTGTTACCAGAGGCAGTGGCGTTTTCCAAATCACTGGTAACTTATTTCACGGAAGAAGAACAACTCCGCGCTGAACAGGACTTGAACAGAACCGCAAGAATCTTCGAGAACAGTTCTGGCGAAGATGCTCTCCCGACTACAGTGAAACAAGCTCGTTATTTCTCTTATTCGGGGAGCTCATGCGCGTTCGAATACGTGCTCTTGACGAGACCTGTTGAAACGGAGTCGTCCTCGTTCGAATTGGTCATTTTCGGTCCTGGCGATGACTTCGGGAGACGTGGATGA